One window from the genome of Epinephelus moara isolate mb chromosome 21, YSFRI_EMoa_1.0, whole genome shotgun sequence encodes:
- the abcb8 gene encoding mitochondrial potassium channel ATP-binding subunit yields the protein MFQLLCCRASITAPARCNKTADIWKLSRWYTSPRSPAHSSSQQPGNAVSRVWSLTQRAVRHSTTRTSKPPGVALKFILGPAVLTVSARLFCHVAHCEADVNNNIPVEAGAKNSVPEFKWHILWEFVKPQLFALIGAVVLAFGAAILNIQIPLMLGDLVNVVARHLREQTGNYFQEIRRPALKLLGLYGIQGLLTSGYIILLSRVGERVAADMRKTLFASLLRQDVAFFDANKTGQLVNRLTADIQEFKSSFKLVISQGLRSITQTVGCFVSLYVISPKLTGLTVVVLPCLVGAGALIGSFLRKLSRLAQEQVAKATGVADEALGNVRTVKAFAMEERELQLYAYEVDKSCDMNENLGAGIAVFQGLSNVALNCIVLGTIFAGGTLISSNEMSPGDLMSFLVASQTVQRSLASISILFGQMVRGLSSGARVFEYLALVPSIPLSGGGRIPYHSLTGRVDFMNISFSYPTRPGHQILTKFSLTLPPSKTVALVGESGGGKSTVASLLERFYDPTSGVVMLDGLDIRTLDLSWLRGQVIGFINQEPVLFGSSIMDNIRFGKPEATDAEVINAAKQSNAHGFIIGFPDGYNTVVGERGVTLSGGQKQRIAIARALIKNPCILVLDEATSALDAESERVVQEALDRATRGRTVLIIAHRLSTIQGADLICVMSNGRIVEAGTHLELLSKGGLYSDLIRRQRAEGKK from the exons ATGTTTCAGTTACTCTGCTGCAGAGCCAGCATCACGGCTCCGGCGCGATGCAATAAAACAGCAGACATATGGAAACTTTCACG GTGGTATACATCCCCACGATCTCCAGCACACAGCTCCTCACAGCAGCCTGGAAATGCTGTCAGTCGTGTTTGGAGCCTCACCCAGAGAGCTGTCCGCCACTCCACCACCCGAACATCCAAACCCCCAGGAGTGGCCCTGAAGTTTATCCTGGGACCAGCAGTGCTCACTGTGTCTGCTCGGCTGTTCTGCCATGTGGCTCACTGCGAGGCAGATGTGAATAACAACATCCCGGTGGAAGCTGGAGCCAAAAACTCCGTGCCTGAGTTCAAATGGCATATCCTGTGGGAATTTGTCAAACCTCAGCTGTTTGCTCTCATCGGCGCTGTTGTG CTTGCGTTTGGTGCCGCTATTTTGAATATTCAGATCCCCTTGATGCTTGGGGATCTGGTGAATGTGGTTGCACGTCACCTGAGAGAACAGACTGGGAATTATTTCCAGGAGATAAGACGCCCTGCACTGAAATTACTTGGACTTTATGGCATCCAG GGCCTGCTAACGAGTGGCTACATCATCCTGCTTTCAAGGGTGGGAGAGAGAGTGGCAGCAGATATGAGGAAGACTCTTTTTGCATCCTTACTGAG GCAAGATGTGGCGTTCTTTGATGCCAATAAAACCGGGCAGCTTGTGAACCGTTTGACTGCGGACATACAGGAGTTCAAGTCCTCCTTTAAACTGGTCATCTCTCAG GGTCTGCGGAGTATTACACAGACAGTTGGGTGTTTCGTCTCTCTCTATGTCATCTCCCCCAAACTCACAGGCTTGACTGTGGTTGTTCTCCCCTGTCTGGTGGGAGCTGGGGCTCTGATCGGCTCATTCCTCCGCAAACTATCCCGTTTGGCTCAAGAACAG GTGGCAAAAGCAACAGGAGTGGCAGATGAGGCACTTGGCAATGTGCGGACAGTGAAAGCTTTTGCAATGGAGGAACGGGAACTCCA GTTATATGCATATGAGGTCGACAAATCATGTGACATGAATGAAAATCTCGGTGCTGGAATTGCAGTTTTCCAAGGACTGTCAAACGTCGCCTTGAACT GCATTGTCCTAGGAACTATTTTTGCCGGAGGGACTTTAATTTCTAGCAATGAAATGTCCCCTGGAGACCTCATGTCTTTCCTGGTTGCTTCTCAGACTGTTCAGAG GTCATTGGCCAGTATCTCTATCCTATTTGGACAG ATGGTGAGAGGATTAAGCTCAGGGGCCCGGGTTTTTGAATACCTAGCCTTGGTGCCTAGCATTCCTCTGTCTGGGGGAGGACGCATCCCGTACCATTCACTGACAGGAAGAGTGGACTTTATGAACATTTCATTCAG CTATCCAACAAGACCTGGCCATCAGATCTTGACGAAGTTCAGCTTGACGCTGCCTCCTTCTAAAACTGTCGCCCTTGTTGGAGAATCTGGAGGAG GAAAGTCCACCGTGGCGTCCTTGTTGGAGCGTTTCTACGACCCAACTAGCGGTGTAGTCATGCTGGACGGACTTGACATCCGAACACTTGATCTGTCCTGGCTCAGGGGACAAGTCATTGGATTTATCAATCAG GAGCCAGTTTTGTTCGGATCATCGATCATGGACAACATCCGCTTTGGGAAGCCCGAGGCCACAGATGCTGAGGTCATTAATGCAGCCAAGCAATCCAATGCTCACGGCTTCATCATAGGTTTCCCAGACGGCTATAACACTGTGGTTG GTGAGCGAGGTGTGACATtgtcaggtggccagaaacagcGCATTGCTATCGCCCGCGCCTTGATCAAGAACCCCTGCATCCTGGTGCTGGACGAGGCCACCAGCGCCTTGGATGCAGAATCAGAGCGGGTGGTGCAGGAGGCTCTGGACAGGGCCACACGTGGTCGCACTGTGCTTATCATCGCCCACCGGCTGAGCACCATTCAAGGGGCTGACCTCATCTGTGTCATGAGCAATGGTCGCATCGTGGAG GCTGGGACTCACTTGGAACTGCTGAGCAAAGGAGGACTTTACTCTGATCTGATCCGCAGGCAAAGAGCCGAGGGGAAGAAATGA
- the atg9b gene encoding autophagy-related protein 9B, with the protein MANFEAYQEYQRIEDFEEDSPPGEEDLLVHVPEGLKDSWHHIKNLDNFFKRIYHFHQKNGFACMMLSEFFELVQFLFVVTFTTFLVNCVEYDVLFANRAVNHTGPGQNPLDRNKVTLPDAILPSEQCTQRIQENSWIIFLLIMAAIFWIYRLVKVFCNVLSYWEIRQFYIKALKIRMDELCNFTWQEVQDRLISLQREQQMCIHKKELTELDIYHRILRFKNYMVAMINKSLLPVQLQLPLLGNVVFLTQGLKYNFELILFWGPGSLFQNKWNLHPKYKRSGNRLELAQQLSRVILLMGLANLLLCPFILVWQVLYAFFSYTEVIRREPGSLGARRWSLYGRLYLRHFNELDHELHGRLGRGYKPTSKYMNSFTSPVLTVLAKNFAFFSGSILAVLIALTVYDEDVLTVQHILTAITVLGVVITIARSFIPDEHMVWCPEQLLQCMLAHIHYMPDHWRGNANKSETRDEVAQLFQYKAVFILEELLSPIVTPFILIFHLRNKSLEIIDFFRNFTVEVVGVGDICSFAQMDIRRHGNPTWMSEGQTEASIYQQAENGKTELSLMHFTIKNPHWQPPQESSVFISHLKEKVQHDAQGGPSTQLLLSEAPLCTSLQSNESGAGTDNLLASVLAHPILTASGLQGRDRRFIPTSTAASAAASVLASLSTSQLPHVNRGRSQSLLHSSVHPESTMYRSDRTVIDSMSISDSHIRSNALHSEFASAEMSLHAIYLHELHQQSSHPQRSSGHWQNPVPMRDLHTNTGFQAHSGLGSSITMPAPVHLGGWREEEEEEEENADDQEINSGSTPKQGTGSSF; encoded by the exons ATGGCCAACTTTGAAGCTTACCAGGAGTATCAGAGAATTGAGGACTTTGAGGAGGACTCACCACCAGGGGAGGAGGATTTACTGGTGCATGTGCCCGAAGGCCTGAAAG aCTCATGGCACCATATCAAGAACCTGGATAACTTCTTCAAAAGGAT CTATCATTTCCATCAAAAGAATGGCTTTGCATGCATGATGTTGTCCGAGTTCTTTGAACTTGT tcagtttttgtttgttgtcacaTTCACGACGTTCCTTGTCAACTGTGTGGAGTATGATGTCCTGTTTGCCAACCGAGCAGTCAACCACACCGGGCCGGGCCAGAACCCACTGGACAGGAACAAGGTCACTCTTCCAGATGCCATCCTCCCTAGTGAGCAGTGTACTCAGAG gatCCAGGAGAACAGTTGGATTATATTCCTTCTCATCATGGCAGCCATCTTCTGGATCTATCGACTTGTTAAAGTATTTTGCAATGTTCTGAGCTACTGGGAGATCAGGCAGTTCTACATCAAAGCACTGAAGATCAGAATG GATGAACTATGCAACTTCACATGGCAGGAAGTCCAGGACCGGCTCATCAGCCTGCAGCGAGAACAGCAAATGTGCATACACAAGAAAGAGCTGACAGAACTTGACATCTATCACCGCATCCTGCGTTTCAAGAACTACATGGTGGCCATGATAAACAAATCACTGCTGccagtgcagctgcagctcccCCTGCTGGGCAATGTGGTGTTTCTCACCCAGGGCCTCAAGTACAACTTTGAGCTCATCCTCTTCTGGGGTCCTGGCTCTCTGTTTCAGAATAAGTGGAACCTGCATCCCAAGTACAAGCGGAGTGGAAACCGCCTGGAGCTCGCACAGCAGCTCAGTAGAGTCATCCTGCTGATGGGTTTGGCCAATTTGCTGCTCTGTCCCTTCATTCTGGTGTGGCAGGTGCTGTACGCTTTCTTCAGCTATACCGAAGTGATCCGCAGAGAACCCGGAAGCCTCGGTGCACGGCGCTGGTCTCTGTATGGGCGTTTGTACCTGCGCCACTTCAACGAGCTGGACCATGAGCTGCATGGACGTTTAGGCCGCGGCTACAAACCCACTTCCAAATACATGAACTCCTTTACATCACCAGTGCTGACTGTGCTCGCGAAGAACTTCGCCTTCTTCTCAGGCTCAATTCTGGCCGTGCTCATTGCGCTGACGGTCTATGATGAGGATGTTCTGACAGTGCAGCACATTCTGACCGCAATCACTGTGCTGGGAGTGGTTATTACCATCGCCAG GTCCTTCATCCCAGATGAGCATATGGTGTGGTGTCCAGaacagctgctgcagtgcaTGCTGGCGCACATTCACTACATGCCAGACCACTGGAGGGGCAATGCTAACAAGAGCGAGACCCGTGACGAGGTGGCGCAGCTGTTCCAGTACAAAGCG GTGTTCATCTTGGAGGAGTTGCTCAGTCCTATCGTCACACCCTTTATTCTCATCTTCCACCTGAGGAATAAGTCTCTAGAGATCATTGACTTCTTCAGGAACTTTACGGTGGAGGTGGTTGGAGTCGGAGACATTTGTTCCTTTGCGCAAATGGACATCAGACGCCATGGAAACCCAACA tggatgTCAGAGGGCCAGACGGAGGCCTCCATATACCAACAAGCTGAAAATGGCAAGACGGAGTTGTCTCTGATGCATTTCACCATTAAGAACCCACACTGGCAGCCGCCTCAGGAGAGCTCAGTGTTTATCAGCCATCTGAAGGAAAAGGTGCAGCATGATGCACAGGGTGGCCCCTCCACCCAGTTGCTGCTCTCTGAGGCTCCTCTCTGCACCTCTCTGCAGTCCAATGAGTCTGGCGCTGGG ACTGATAACCTGTTGGCCAGTGTCTTGGCTCATCCGATTCTAACTGCGTCCGGACTACAAGGGCGAGACCGTCGCTTCATTCCAACGAGCACAGCTGCTTCTGCCGCTGCCAGTGTCCTGGCCTCTCTGTCCACCTCCCAGCTCCCACATGTCAACCGTGGCCGCTCACAAAGCCTCCTGCACTCATCCGTCCACCCCGAGAGCACCATGTACCGCAGCGATCGCACCGTCATTGACAG catgTCCATCAGTGACTCACACATCCGGAGCAATGCACTGCACTCAGAGTTTGCCTCGGCAGAGATGAGTCTCCATGCCATCTACTTGCATGAG CTCCACCAGCAGAGCTCCCACCCACAGAGAAGTTCGGGGCACTGGCAGAACCCGGTGCCAATGAGAgatctgcacacaaacactg GTTTCCAGGCACACAGTGGCCTCGGTTCCAGCATTACCATGCCAGCCCCTGTCCACCTCGGTGGCTggcgggaggaggaggaggaggaagaggagaacgCAGATGATCAGGAGATTAACAGTGGATCTACTCCAAAACAGGGCACTGGGAGTAGTTTTTGA
- the cdk5 gene encoding cyclin-dependent-like kinase 5 — translation MQKYEKLEKIGEGTYGTVFKAKNRETHEIVALKRVRLDDDDEGVPSSALREICLLKELKHKNIVRLHDVLHSDKKLTLVFEYCDQDLKKYFDSCNGDLDPETVKSFMYQLLKGLAFCHSRNVLHRDLKPQNLLINRNGELKLADFGLARAFGIPVRCYSAEVVTLWYRPPDVLFGAKLYSTSIDMWSAGCIFAELANAGRPLFPGNDVDDQLKRIFRLLGTPTEEQWQTMTKLPDYKPYPMYPATTSLVNVVPKLSSTGRDLLQNLLKCNPVQRISAEEALQHPYFADFCPP, via the exons ATGCAGAAATATGAAAAGCTTGAAAAAATCGGAGAGG GAACGTACGGGACAGTTTtcaaagctaaaaacagagAAACCCACGAAATTGTGGCTTTGAAGAGGGTCAGGTTGGACGACGACGACGAG GGGGTGCCAAGTTCAGCTCTGAGAGAAATCTGTCTCCTGAAGGAACTAAAGCATAAAAACATAGTCAG ACTACATGATGTTTTGCACAGTGACAAGAAGTTAACCTTGGTTTTTGAATATTGCGATCAG GATTTGAAGAAGTATTTTGACAGCTGCAATGGGGACCTAGATCCTGAAACTGTGAAG TCATTCATGTATCAGCTGTTGAAAGGCCTGGCCTTCTGTCACAGTCGAAACGTTCTTCACAGAGATCTGAAGCCACAGAATCTCCTCATAAACAGA AACGGGGAGTTGAAGCTGGCCGACTTTGGGTTGGCTCGAGCCTTTGGCATACCTGTGAGGTGTTACTCTGCAGAG GTGGTGACATTGTGGTACCGGCCTCCCGATGTGCTGTTTGGTGCTAAACTTTATTCTACCTCAATTGACATGTGGTCTGCTGGATGCATATTTGCAG AGCTGGCCAACGCTGGAAGGCCTTTATTCCCCGGGAACGACGTGGACGACCAGTTGAAAAGAATCTTCAG ATTGTTGGGTACACCAACTGAAGAGCAGTGGCAGACGATGACGAAACTCCCAGATTACAAG CCATATCCCATGTATCCAGCCACCACCTCACTGGTGAATGTGGTCCCCAAACTAAGTAGCACAGGACGGGATCTACTGCAG aacctgttaaaatgtaatccCGTCCAGAGGATCTCTGCAGAGGAGGCCTTGCAGCACCCTTACTTTGCTGATTTCTGCCCACCCTAA